In a genomic window of Henningerozyma blattae CBS 6284 chromosome 9, complete genome:
- the TBLA0I01850 gene encoding lysophospholipid acyltransferase family protein (similar to Saccharomyces cerevisiae CST26 (YBR042C) and YDR018C; ancestral locus Anc_3.244) — MSTIAKSIRRVITPILSIIISVQGCVMIFGSQCIIKLLYRNNPNKRQRYIDHTETAFVSLIMSILTIFAPSSVRITTEKDSIPSGSIIKDPKKRRIISKLLPNSVMIANHQIYTDWIFLWWLCYTSDLAGNVVIMLKESLSKIPVIGGGMKNYNFIFLKRHWENDKVTMNKYLNNMNENSFGTGPIAKEVIKHKECKDQEVIRWPYCLLLFPEGTNLSKNTRSKSDRYAKKIDRKGFECCLLPHATGLYYSLESLKPSLDVVYDVTIGYSGVKKHEYGELIYTMKNIFLEGKPPKLVDIHIRAFKLNEIPLDSIEEFTEWLFKVWQEKDQRLIKYYETGHFGSDPSLSDQIIDDFKINSSEVAMVMMLPICGIIITYLFYKLLF, encoded by the coding sequence ATGTCAACAATCGCCAAGTCAATAAGACGCGTAATTACCCCAATTCTGtcaattattatatctGTTCAAGGATGTGTTATGATCTTCGGGTCCCAATGTATCATTAAACTACTTTATAGAAACAATCCTAACAAAAGACAAAGATACATAGATCATACAGAAACTGCATTTGTCTCTTTAATTATGTCAATTTTGACAATCTTTGCTCCTTCATCTGTTAGAATTACAACCGAGAAAGATTCAATTCCATCAGgttcaattattaaagatcCTAAAAAACGtagaattatttctaaattgTTACCAAATTCAGTTATGATAGCAAACCATCAGATTTATACAGATTGGATATTTCTTTGGTGGTTATGTTATACTTCTGACCTAGCAGGTAATGTAGTCATTATGTTAAAAGAATCTTTATCGAAAATCCCAGTCATTGGGGGTggtatgaaaaattataactttatttttttgaagagACATTGGGAAAATGATAAAGTTACcatgaataaatatttaaataatatgaacGAAAATTCATTTGGTACAGGTCCAATTGCAAAAGAAGTAATCAAACATAAAGAATGTAAAGATCAAGAAGTGATTCGTTGGCCTTATTGTCTTTTGCTTTTCCCAGAAGGTACTAATTTAAGTAAAAATACAAGATCTAAGAGTGATCGTTAtgctaaaaaaattgatagaAAGGGCTTTGAATGTTGCCTTCTACCTCATGCCACAGGgttatattattcattagAAAGTTTGAAACCAAGTTTAGATGTGGTATATGATGTAACTATAGGTTATTCTGGCGTGAAAAAACATGAGTATGgtgaattaatttatacaatgaagaatattttcCTTGAAGGTAAACCACCAAAATTGGTTGATATCCACATAAGAgcttttaaattaaatgagATACCATTAGATtctattgaagaatttacaGAATGGTTATTCAAAGTTTGGCAAGAAAAAGATCAAAGATTGATAAAGTATTATGAAACTGGCCATTTTGGTTCAGATCCATCATTGAGTgatcaaataattgatgATTTTAAGATCAATAGTTCAGAAGTCGCAATGGTTATGATGTTACCAATATGTGGTATCATTATTACTTATCTATTCTACAAACTACTTTTCTAA